A region of the Catenulispora sp. GP43 genome:
AACAGTCGCGGCGACGCCGAGGTCACAGCCGTCCATGACCGCATGGGCCACCTGGTGGGCAGCCACCGCGCGGATCGAGACGAACGGGTCGGCGGGCGCCAGCTGGGCCACGAAGGGGGCGAGGACCTCGGAGATCGTCGTGTCCGAGGCGGCGACGACCACCCGGCGCAGCCCGCCGTGAGCCATGTGGTGGGCCATCGAGTCGATCTGGTCCGCGCGGCCGACCAGGTCGGTGGCGCTCTCGATGAGCTGTCGGCCGGCACTGGTCAGACGCAGTCGGGGGCCGGCACGGTCGAACAGCGCGACGCCCAGTTCGGCTTCGAGAGAGCGAAGCTGCCGTGACAGCGCGGGTTGAGCGATGTGGAGCTGCTCGGCCGCCGCGGTGACCGTACCCGCACGGGCGACGGCCAGGAAATACCGCAGGCGCTTGACCTCCATGCCAGGCATCATGCCACATCGGCATGGAAAGCCTCGCTGAACTGGTATTGGACAGCATGCTTCGCGGTCAGGAGCATGAGACACCAGTCACACCGTCGCCCCCTTCCGGCCCGTCTCCGCCCAGCCGGAAGGAACATCCCGGTCGGCGGTCCGCGGACCGAGACGAGGAGCACACTTGCCCATGTTCTACACGGAAGCCGCCTCTGCCCACTCGCTCCAGGACTGGCTCGAACCCCCGGCCAACCGATGGGCCTACAACCACGTCGAGAGCTTCCTCCCCACCGCGGCGATTCCGCGCGGGCAGGGCACGCCCCGCCCCTTCACCGAGGCGTCTGTGCCACTGGAGGACGTCGAGATCGACATGGCCGACGACCGTGCCACGGTCGCCGAGTTCCTGGAGCTGACCCAGACCGACGGGATCGTGGTTCTCCATGGTGGGCACATCGTGTTCGAGCGGTACTTCGGTGAAGGACGCCCGGACCGGCGCCACGCCCTGATGTCGATCTCGAAGTCGATCGCGGGCATGGCAGCGGGTTGTCTGGTCGGCGAGGGGAGCCTCGACGTGTCTGCACCGGTCCAGGACTACGTCCCCGAACTCGCCGCCTCGGCCTTCGGCAGCGCCACCGTCGGCCAGGTCCTGGACATGACGGCCGCTCTGCGGTTCAGCCAGGAATATCGCGACCCGGCCTCCGAGGTACAGGCCCTGGACCGCGCCGCGGGCTGGCGGCCGCGCACCTCGGAGGACGGTTCCGTCCGCGACCTTCTGGCCGCTCTCAAGCCGGACGGGCCGCATGGGCTCCGTACCCAGTACACCTCCGCGACGACCGACGTCCTCGCCTGGGTCCTCGAACGGGCCGCGGGACAGCCGTACGCGGAGGTGATCTCGGACCGGATCTGGTCCCGCATCGGCGCCGAACACGACGCCGTGGTCACCGTGGACCCGAAGGGCACGCCCTATGCCTGTGCCGGCGTCAACGCGACCGCACGCGACCTCGCCCGGTTCGGGCGCTGCGTGCTGGACGGCGGCTCGGTGCGCGGTACCCAGGTCATCCCGGAGGCCTGGGTGCGCTCCACCCGCGACGGGCAACCCGAAGCGGCCCCGGACGCCGACTTCCGGAGGGTCCACCCGCACGGCTCGTACCGCAACCAGTGGTGGATCACCGGCGATGCCGTGGGGAGCTTCCTCGGCATCGGCATCTACGGCCAGTACATTTGGCTTGATCCCGTACGGGACGTGGTGATCGCCAAGCAGTCCAGCCTGCTCGGCCCCCGGGCGCAGCGCGCCGAGCACGCCTCGGCGCTCACCGGGATCGCCGCCGCGGTCGCCGCACGCCGGCCCCACTCCCCCACCCAGGAGGCACGATGACCAGGGGAGACGCGAAGCCGCGCGTGAACGGCACACCGACGCTCGAACACCACGGCATCGAACACATCCCCGCCGCCGAACGCCACGGCAAGCCGTGGCACCAGCTCACTCTCTGGTTCTCCAGCAATGTGACGATGACCGCGGTGGTCACCGGGGCGGTCGCGGTCGCGCTCGGTCTGGACCTCAAGTGGGCCATCGCGACGATCGCCATCGGCAACCTGGTCGGCGGCGTCTTCATGGCCTACCACAGCGTGCAAGGTCCCGAGCTCGGCGTTCCGCAGATGGTTCAGAGCCGGGCCCAGTTCGGGTTCTTCGGAGGGGCGCTTCCGTCCTTCATCGTCGTCTTGATGTATCTCGGCTTCACCGTCGAGGGCAGCCTGGTGGGCGGAGAGGCACTGGCCGGATGGCTCGGCGTCTCCAAGGCCCTGGGGATCGTGATCTTCGGCGCCGCGCACGGGCTGGTCGCCCTGGTCGGCTACAAGCTGATCCACTCCATGGCGCGGTACATCACGGTGGTGTCCGCGATCGTCTTTCTGGCGCTGTTCGTGCAACTCGCCACCCACCTGCCCCAGCACTTGCCGAACTCGGGTTCCCCGGCGACGGCGGGCACCGTGATGCTCGCCATCTCGATCTCCATCTCCTGGCAGGTCACCTGGGCGCCCTACGTCTCCGACTACTCGCGTTACCTGCCGGAAGACACCCCTCGCAAGGCCACCTTCTGGTACACCTACCTCGGCTCGGCGGTCGGCGGCTCGATCGCGATGGCCATCGGGGCGATGGCCGCGGACGTCAACTCCAATGCGTTGAACACCGATGCGATAGGTTTCCTCGCCCACCGCTTCCCGGCGATCAGCGGGCTGCTGGTCTTCGCCTTGCTCGTGATATCGATCCCGTCGGGCGCCGAGGGCCCCTACGGCGCCTTCCTGAGCACCCTCAGCATCTTCTCCCGCAGGACCGAACCACGCTCCCCGGTCCTCGGCCGCGCTCTGTTCGTCATCGGCTTCACCGTGGTCGGGGCGGTCCTGGCGATCCTGTCCAGCGGGAGCATGCTGAACACCTTCACGAACATCACGCTGTTCCTGCTGTACCTGCTCGTCCCGTGGACAGCCATCAACCTCACCGACTACTACGTCGTCCGACGGGGCCACTACGACGTCTCGGCCCTCTTCGACCCCAACGGTCGCTACGGGCGATGGAACTGGGGCGCCATGCTCCTCTACGTGGTTTCCTTCGCGGCCGAAGTGCCGTTCATCAACAGCAGCCTCTACGTGGGCCCCTTGGCGAACCTCCTCGGAGGCGCCGACATCGCCTGGCTCATCGGCCTCGCGGTGGGCGGATTCGGCTACTACGCACTCGCGCGGCAGACTCACCTCTGCACTGCCGGGACCGGCGTCCAGACAGCAACCGAAACCGCACCCGGGCTGCCGGCACGGCACACCGGGCCGGCCGAGGCCTCGAGCCGGTGAGCACGGCGGCGGCCCGACAGGTCGAGCCCGGAGTACGACCATCTCAGCAGGCCGCGCGAATCCGTGTTGATCGGCTGTCAGCAACGACACCGGCGCCAACGCGACCCGCTGGGACTACCTATCAAAGTACTGATTCTCCCCAATCCAAGATCCACGACCGCCGACCCGGCCGAGCCGGCCCACGCAAAGGACGAGGTGCCTGGCCATCTCCGATCCTCCATGATCGGCGCCGCGCCCGAACCGAACAGCGGCGACCCGACTTCGATATCGGCATCGCTCGGCTGGCCGGTGATTCACGAGCGAGCCACGGATGCACCGTAAGTCGTTCGGTGGGTCAAGCCGCTGGATCGAGTGCCGAGCACGCCACCAGCCCGCCGACGGCCGTGCCGAGCTGCTCCGCGGCGAGATGATCCACCGAGCAGCGTAACGACCGCTGGCTCGGACGAGCCGCCGGGCCCAGGCTTGGATGAGGGGCCGACCCGAACCGACGGGAGCGTGGCATGGCGGCGCAAGTCTCCGCGAATCACGACCCGCGACCGCAGGCGCCCGGCAGCCCTTGGGCCTCGGGAGGCATGCTGTTCGCCGGTCTCATCCTGGTGATCAACGGCGTCTTCTCCATCTTGCTGGGCATGATGGGGCTGGCCCACAACAGCGTCTATCACCACGTGCCGAACTATTACTTCCGCTTCAGCCTTACCGCATGGGGCTGGATCGAACTTGTCATCGGCATCCTGCTGGCCGCAACCGGCATCGCCGTCCTGGCCAAGGCGAGCTGGGGCCGACCAGCGGCAATCCTTATGGCCTCTATCGCCATGTTCATGGGCCTGCTGATAGTGCCCTATTACCCGGTGTGGGCTGTGGCTCAGCTGACACTCGACTTCTTCGTCATCGGGGCACTGGTGCTTGCCGATTGACTCAGCTCGCCTCGCGGTGCAGCCGATCAGGTTGAGCCTGGCGCTCCTCGGCCCGCCGCCGGGTGCCTGTTCGCATGTCGTCGGCGCGAAGTCGCACGCCCCGGGCGAGCAGTAGCCGGCAAAAGGGTCGCTCCGGGGGCTGTCCGGAGTGGCGGCGCCCCGAGGCTCCGAGCATCGACCGCCCTCGCATCGGCGAGGGCGGTCGCAGTGCTGTGGCCCGGGCTCACCAGCCCCGGCTGCACACCACCGCGGAACTCGGGTTGTAGTTGTAGCGGATACACACGCGCGACAGCACCGAGTTCGAGCTGCCGTCCCAGTGCTCGCCGGTTTCCGCGAAGGGCGTGCCGGCGTCGGTGTAGTAGACGTTCGACACGCGCGCGTAGGTGTGGCCGCCGTCGCTCGAGCGCTCCAGCCAGCCCGCGCACGGGGTGCCGTAGTCGGAGTCGAATTCGCCCTTGACGTAGTAGGTGCCGTCGGAGTGCTTCGTGGTGTCCAGCTGCGCGTAGCAGTCGTAGTCGTCGGGGCTGCCGTGGCCGCCGATGGCGACGTGGACCGCGTCCTCACCCGCGAAGGCGGTCGCGGTCGAGCCGAAGGTGGTCACGCCGGCCAGGAGCGGGATGGCGATGCCGAGCTGGATCGTGCGTCGAATGGCGCGTCGCATGATTCCTCACAATATGTTCGGGAAGGTGGTCCAGATCACCCTGTCAAAGGCCGTGGCGGGTGACGTCCTCCAAGGGTGCGAACTACAGGTAAACCAGGGTGCTACCTTGATGCGGCCGGCCTAGTCGAAGCGGCGTAGCCGGTCTCGCACCCAGGGCTTCGGTGGGGACCGCGAGCGCGCATCTGCGTATTCCTTCAGGCCGTGATCGATGAGGTCGTGGTTCCTCCAGCCATACAGGCAGGGCTCGGAGCGGTGGGTTCACGCTGGTCCGCACCTTGTGGCCGCCGGTGGTCCCAGGTAGCGCCGGCCCACCGATGAATCTTTAGGAAGCTGTCAGGAATGCTGATCTCGCTGTCCCGCCACCCTTGACCTTCCTAAAGTCGGTGCGGTGAGTGGCCACATCCTGATCGTCGAGGACGACCCCAAGCAGGCGGAGCTGATCCGCGTCTCGTTGGTGAGCGAAGGGTACAGCGTGACCGTCGTCCACGATGCGCCCGCCGCGTTCCGGTGTATCGAGGAATCGCCGCCGGATCTGGTGGTGCTGGACGTGATGCTGCCCGGCACTGACGGACTCGGCATCTGCCGATGGCTGCGCGGCCGGGGCGACACGCCGGTGCTGATGCTGACCGCGCGGTTCAGCGAGGACGACGTGCTGGCCGGCCTCGACGTCGGCGCCGACGACTACATGACCAAGCCGTACAGCCCCCGCGAGCTGGTCGCGCGGATCCGCACCGTCCTTCGCCGGGTCCGGGGCGGTGCCGCCGATCCGAACGCCGCGGCGCTCCGGGTCGGCGGCCTGCTGGTCGACCGGGCCAAACACCTGGTGATCTGCGACCGGCGGCCGGTGGCCTGCACGCCCGATGAGTTCGCCGTGCTGGCGGTGATGGCCGCGGCCCCGGGTCAGGTCTTCACCAGGGCTCAGCTGCTGCGGCACACCCGCGGCTTCAACCGGGCCTCCACCGAGCGCGCGGTGGACGTCCACGTCATGAACCTGCGCCGGAAGATCGAGCCGGATCCGGCCAAACCGGTCCGGCTGATGACCGTCTACGGCGTGGGCTACAAACTGGTTGAGAACCGCTGATGGCCGCACCGGTCCCGCTGTATCGCAGTCTGCTGGTCCGTCTGCTGGCCGCATCCTGTCTGATCGCCGGCTGCGCCATCGCGGCCACCGCATGGCTGGCCACCTCGACCGCCACCTCCGCGCTGGCATATCAGCAGGGGCAGAGCCTGCAGGCCGACGGTGAGATCGTCGAGCGGCTCAGCGGATACGCCGCGGACCACGACAGCTGGACCGGCGTCGCGTCCTTGCTGGACCAGCTGTCCGCGCAGTACCACATGCGGATCGCGTTGGTCGGGGCCGGCGGTTCGGTGATCAGCGATTCCACGAAGCCGTCGGCGTCGCTGCCGCCGACGGCCACCGCCACGATCGACCCGCTGAGCTTCGACACCTCCACCACGCCGGGGGCGCAGCGGCCGGGCATCGATCCGCGGGTGGTCGGCCCGTACCTGCTCACCGCACAGGAATCCTCGGCGCTGCGGCAGCTCGCCGACTATGAGGTGAGCTGTCTGACATCCAAGGGGGTGCAGGCTCAGGCGATCGAGTTGCCCACCGGGAGATACACGGTCCAGAGCAACGCGTCGGATCAGGCAGTGGCCGGCTGCGGGGGACTCGACACACGCATGACCGCGCCGACGGCGACCGAGGCGGGGCCGGCGCCGGCCTCGGTCGCCTTCGAGCCGACGGCGACCGAGGCGAAGCCGTTGGCCGATCTGGCGGCGGCCACAGGCGCCTGCCTGACCCGCCGAGGGGTGACGGTGAAGTTCGACCTGACCGTCACCACCGGCTTCCAGCTGCGCTCCGCACAGACCGAGGTGCTCGAACAGGGGGGACAGTGTCTGCAGGCCGCTCGTATCGATCAACTGCGCCCCTATGTGGCTCCCCCAGCCCAGCTCTACCTCGGCATCGGCACAACCGCCCGTGAGCATTTCGACCTGACCGGGCAGAACCGAAGCAAGATCATTTGGACGGCCGCGCTCGTGTTGGCGATCACCCTGGCCGTGACCACCCTGGTCGGGCTGCGGTTGGTCCGGCCGCTGAGAGCGTTGATCCACACCGCCCGGCAGGATCCGGCCGACTTCGCCCGGGCCCCGGTCACCACCCGGGACGAGACCGGCTACCTGGCCATGGCGTTCAACCAGCAGACCGAGCGCCGCCAGCAGATGGACGCCCAGCGCAAGGCGATGGTCGCGGACATCGCACACGAACTGCGCTCGCCGCTGACCAACATCCGCGGCTGGCTGGAGGTCACCCGCGACGGGCTGGTGGAGCCGACGCCGGACCTGATCACGTCGCTCCACGACGAGGCGGTGCTACTGCAACACATCATCGACGATCTGCAGGACCTGGCCAGCGCCGATGCCGGGACACTGCGGATGCATCCGCAGCCGATGCCGGTCCTGGCGCTGCTGCGACGCATCGTGGTCGCGTACCGTGCGCAGGCCTCGGACCTCGGGGTCGAGGTGGTGGTACAGGCCGAGCCCGGACTGGAGATCCACGCGGACCCCGAACGTATCCGGCAGGTACTGGGGAACCTCGTGTCCAACGCGCTGCGGCACACGCCGCGCGGCGGTCACGTCACGCTGACCGCGATCGCAGATCCGGGCGCCGTCGAGATCAGCGTGGTGGACACCGGAACCGGGATCTCCGAAGCCGACCTGCCGTACATCTTCGACCGGTTCTGGCGGGCGGAGAAGTCACGGAACCGCAGCACCGGAGGCAGCGGGCTGGGCCTGGCCATCGCACGGCATCTGGTGCAGGCCCACGGCGGCACGATCCGGGCGGAAAGCGCTATAGGGGTCGGAACGAATATGACGGTGCGACTACCGTCGCAGACCCCGGAGTATCGGCGCGTGTGACCTCGGCACCCAGCTCCGCCGCCCCGACGGGCGCGATGAGCCGGGCCACCTCATCAGCCGGCTGATTCAGTCGGCGATGCTGACAAGTTCCGAACAAGCACCCGTCACGCTGAAAATGCCGTCGCTTTCGGCGAGCGTGCCGAGATCCCTCGCGCGTTCGCGGCGATCGGCATTGCCGTACTCCGAAAGGATAGAAGTTGACATCACGACCTTCCCGCAGGATCGCCACCGCGGCCAGGCTCGCGGCGGCGGCGGTGCTGACCGCTACGTCCGTGGCGGCGGCCATGGAAACTCCCGCGACCGCGGCGGGTGCGACCGCCTACGCACTTCCGGCGTCCTTGGCCGGCCTGGCGTCGCCCGTCACGCTGCCGACCGGCGAGCAGTTCGACCTCAACGCGCACGGGACGATCACGCCGCTGAACCCCGACCCGCACGCGGACCTGACCGGCTTCGACGACCCCAGAGGGGATCACTATCTGATCCCGTCCGAGGCGATGCCCTATGCCGGCCACCAGTTGGACCTGTCGTTGTTCGATCTGACCAAACTCGCCACCGCGCAGGCGGCTCAGGGCTCCGGCCCGGGTCGGATCCCGGTGCGGTTGTCCTACCAGTCCGGTGTCACCCCGACCGCACCGGCCGGGATCACCCTCACCTCGACCAGCGGTGCCTCGGCCACCGGCTATTTCACGCCGGAGTCCGGCAAGGCCCTGGCGGCGGCGCTGCGTCAGCGACTCGCGGCGGACGTGGCCGCGGGCCGCTCGCCGGGGGCTTCCGGTCTGCCGTCCGGCTTGTCGTCGATGGCGCTGGCCGGCACCACGACGCCGGCGTCCTCGATGGCGCCGGACTCTCGGATGCGGGTCCTGCAGATCAACGCGATCGACGGGTCCGGTCTGCCGGCGAACCTGCCGATCCTGCTGGAGAACACCGACAACTCGCAGATCTCCAGCGTGGTGGCCCCGGTGGTGGACGGCGTCGCGCGAATCGCCGTCCCGGCCGGGAACTACGCCGCCTTCGGGGAGTTCTACCAGGTCGACGCGAACGGCTTCCCGACCAAGGACAGCCTGGTCACGCTTCAGGACTTCCAGGTCCCCGCGACCGGTGACGTCCCGGTGCGGACGCTGGACGCCCGCACCGCGACCTCGCAGGTGAACGTCACCACCGACCTGCCGTCGACGCCGACGGCGTTCGTCGATTTCGCGGTCCGCACCCCGGCCGTCGGGAGAAGTTTCACCATCTACCAGTTTGAGGCGCCCCCGACCGTGATGGCGGTGACGCCGGCGGCGAAGGCGGCCGTCGGGCAGTTCAGCTTCCAGACCCGCTGGAATTCAGCCGGTCCGGCCACCGGCCCGCAGTACCAGTACAACGCGTATTTCACCTCCGATCACGTGGACGCCGACCAGTCCCACACGGCCCACGCCGCTGATATGGCAAAGGTCTCCGACACTTTGGCGGGTGAGCCGGCTTACGGGTCTGAGCCCAGGCGCGTGGAAAGCGCCCCGCAGATACCGGGGCAGGACGCGTTCGGCATCCTGATCGGCAGCACTTTCGCGAACGGGACCACGGGGACCGGCTATTACACGCCCGGCCGGTGGGCCCGCGGGGTGGTCGGGCCGCCCGAGGACGCCGAGGGGCACCCCATCGACCGGTCCTTTGCGCAGGTCGATCCGGTCCAGCTTTCCCACGGAGATCACGAGAAGCACGTGTGGACTCAGGGCCCTTCGACGCCCGGGGTGCGACGGCACGACTCCGAAGACGCCGTCACGTACTGCGGCGCCTGCGTGGGTGGCGGCGGGCTGAATCTGAGCCTGAGCGACATCGGCGACAGCAACGAGGACACCTCGGGGCAGCAAACCGGAAACGTGCAGTCTGCCTACTACTGGAACGGCCGGCCGGTCACCTCGCCCGCAGGCTTCCCGAGCCAACTGGGCCTTGTGCTGGCGACTGTGCCGACGGGTCCGGCGACGGTGCGGGCCGTCATCGACGTGAATCGGGCGCCCCAGGGGGCGACGCAGTCCACGCAGTCCCACACCGATGTGTCGTTCCCGTACACCGGCCAGACCGATCCCGGTGCCACGTTGCCGGCGTCCGACGAGTGCCTGGCGGCCGAGATCGCCGGACATCCGACCGCGGCCTGTCAGATCCTGCCGGTGCTGACGGTCACCTACCGGCTGGCGGGCCTGTCGACGATGAACACCACGACGAAGCCGGTGCAGACGCTGGCCCTGGACATCGGCCACGAGCACTTCGGCAAGTTCGGGCCGCGGGCGGCGGTGACCTGCGCGCAGGTCTCCGTCTCCACCGACGGCGGCACCACCTGGTACGACGCACCGACTGTCGGCGCCGACGGGCACTACGTGGCCTTCTGGCACAACCCCGCCGCCGGGACGTCGATCACGCTGCGGGTCACCGCGAAGGACGCGGTCGGCGGCACCATCACCCAGACCGTCACCAACCCCTACACCGTCGGCTGACGCGGGAGTAAGAGGAATGATGAAGATACGCAGCCTTGTCGCCGTGGCCGGAGCCACGGCATTGACAGCGGCGCTGACTGTGGCGATGACGACGACGGCCACAGCCGCGACGCCTGCTCAAACCGCGGCGCGGCACACCACGAACGTGATGGACGCCTGCGGCCGCC
Encoded here:
- a CDS encoding serine hydrolase domain-containing protein, giving the protein MFYTEAASAHSLQDWLEPPANRWAYNHVESFLPTAAIPRGQGTPRPFTEASVPLEDVEIDMADDRATVAEFLELTQTDGIVVLHGGHIVFERYFGEGRPDRRHALMSISKSIAGMAAGCLVGEGSLDVSAPVQDYVPELAASAFGSATVGQVLDMTAALRFSQEYRDPASEVQALDRAAGWRPRTSEDGSVRDLLAALKPDGPHGLRTQYTSATTDVLAWVLERAAGQPYAEVISDRIWSRIGAEHDAVVTVDPKGTPYACAGVNATARDLARFGRCVLDGGSVRGTQVIPEAWVRSTRDGQPEAAPDADFRRVHPHGSYRNQWWITGDAVGSFLGIGIYGQYIWLDPVRDVVIAKQSSLLGPRAQRAEHASALTGIAAAVAARRPHSPTQEAR
- a CDS encoding cytosine permease, producing the protein MTRGDAKPRVNGTPTLEHHGIEHIPAAERHGKPWHQLTLWFSSNVTMTAVVTGAVAVALGLDLKWAIATIAIGNLVGGVFMAYHSVQGPELGVPQMVQSRAQFGFFGGALPSFIVVLMYLGFTVEGSLVGGEALAGWLGVSKALGIVIFGAAHGLVALVGYKLIHSMARYITVVSAIVFLALFVQLATHLPQHLPNSGSPATAGTVMLAISISISWQVTWAPYVSDYSRYLPEDTPRKATFWYTYLGSAVGGSIAMAIGAMAADVNSNALNTDAIGFLAHRFPAISGLLVFALLVISIPSGAEGPYGAFLSTLSIFSRRTEPRSPVLGRALFVIGFTVVGAVLAILSSGSMLNTFTNITLFLLYLLVPWTAINLTDYYVVRRGHYDVSALFDPNGRYGRWNWGAMLLYVVSFAAEVPFINSSLYVGPLANLLGGADIAWLIGLAVGGFGYYALARQTHLCTAGTGVQTATETAPGLPARHTGPAEASSR
- a CDS encoding response regulator, translating into MSGHILIVEDDPKQAELIRVSLVSEGYSVTVVHDAPAAFRCIEESPPDLVVLDVMLPGTDGLGICRWLRGRGDTPVLMLTARFSEDDVLAGLDVGADDYMTKPYSPRELVARIRTVLRRVRGGAADPNAAALRVGGLLVDRAKHLVICDRRPVACTPDEFAVLAVMAAAPGQVFTRAQLLRHTRGFNRASTERAVDVHVMNLRRKIEPDPAKPVRLMTVYGVGYKLVENR
- a CDS encoding sensor histidine kinase, whose amino-acid sequence is MAAPVPLYRSLLVRLLAASCLIAGCAIAATAWLATSTATSALAYQQGQSLQADGEIVERLSGYAADHDSWTGVASLLDQLSAQYHMRIALVGAGGSVISDSTKPSASLPPTATATIDPLSFDTSTTPGAQRPGIDPRVVGPYLLTAQESSALRQLADYEVSCLTSKGVQAQAIELPTGRYTVQSNASDQAVAGCGGLDTRMTAPTATEAGPAPASVAFEPTATEAKPLADLAAATGACLTRRGVTVKFDLTVTTGFQLRSAQTEVLEQGGQCLQAARIDQLRPYVAPPAQLYLGIGTTAREHFDLTGQNRSKIIWTAALVLAITLAVTTLVGLRLVRPLRALIHTARQDPADFARAPVTTRDETGYLAMAFNQQTERRQQMDAQRKAMVADIAHELRSPLTNIRGWLEVTRDGLVEPTPDLITSLHDEAVLLQHIIDDLQDLASADAGTLRMHPQPMPVLALLRRIVVAYRAQASDLGVEVVVQAEPGLEIHADPERIRQVLGNLVSNALRHTPRGGHVTLTAIADPGAVEISVVDTGTGISEADLPYIFDRFWRAEKSRNRSTGGSGLGLAIARHLVQAHGGTIRAESAIGVGTNMTVRLPSQTPEYRRV